Within the Beduinella massiliensis genome, the region CCGAACGCATCGCCCGATACCTCGACACGGGAACGGTGCTCCCCGCCCAAACCTCGTCGAGGCCCGCTGCCTGCGCGCAGGACCTTACCGAGGACGCGGTCATCGAAGAAAACTTCGTCTGCTCCGAAAGGCACCGGGCGTTCTTCCGCGAAAGGCTGGGCGCTTCCTTTTCGTTCAACGTCCCCTTTCAAAGGTGGCTGAAGGCGAACGCGGGCAAAACCTACGCCGAGGCCCTTGAGGCTTACGGACGGATTCTCGCGGACAAGAAGGCGCGAGCCCTCCCCATCGACCGGCAGTTCGAATACAACGCCTACATCCGCGCGTTTTTTGCGGACAACCCCGGAAAGACGC harbors:
- a CDS encoding DUF6434 domain-containing protein; this translates as MENRPELSERLSAKAFRSHYYLKEELVAFCKAAGLPASGGKIELTERIARYLDTGTVLPAQTSSRPAACAQDLTEDAVIEENFVCSERHRAFFRERLGASFSFNVPFQRWLKANAGKTYAEALEAYGRILADKKARALPIDRQFEYNAYIRAFFADNPGKTLQQAIRCWQYKKAFAGTHAYEPADLMALDAE